The DNA window accctgtctaagcctctcacctctaccaggttatagtcctctctacatcgggctgatgagatccaaccagatcgaaacagctgtcctcgattgagagactataacctggtaataatcccagcgtcattgctaaacaaaggcctcttggaaggtcgggcatgaagctaaagggagcagccattattgggttatttcactggaatcctgtcttaagacaggcttgcacattccagtgagcgccctctattggtttgcaacaatgaggcagcaactgtcttcctaattacatcatggaaggcggatttgcatattcttcccatagttccttgcaaagtggagtgctaaaggcttaacaaatctccacacacctatatggtggtctctccctaaggagtgacaatatcccccgaaccctgtctaagcctctcacctctaccaggttatagtcctctctacatcgggctgatgagatccaaccagatcgaaacagctgtcctcgattgagagactataacctggtaataatcccagcgtcattgctaaacaaaggcctcttggaaggtcgggcatgaagctaaagggagcagccattattgggttatttcactggaatcctgtcttaagacaggcttgcacattccagtgagcgccctctattggtttgcaacaatgaggcagcaactgtcttcctaattacatcatggaaggcggatttgcatattccttccaTTAATGGTTATAGTCACACATGCTCATTGGCCATATCCCATTCACATCACTGAGGCACTGCTGCAGCCACATGTAACACCACACACAGGATCTTGAGCTTCACAATTCCAACATGTAATGAAGTTGTCTTAATCAGATATAAAAGGATATAATTTTGATAATGTGTAGTCAGCTCCGAAACAAAATTATCTTGTAATACTTGTGACCCAAATCTTAAATATAGGATGACAATGCTAAAAGACAGAAGAGAAAAGCAATAAGTGACAACCTACAACCTTTTCTACAAAGAAAGCACATACACTCTCAATTGAAAACAACCCACAAAATTGGACAAATTTGCTACAGTTCTGCTACATAGGGACTGGCTGACTTAGAAAGACCATATTCCCATGTTTATACCCAGATACATTTACAGGTTATTTTGGCATATGCAGTTTTGAAAGATATATGTCTGAGGCTGACAACTGcaatattacagctcagctcccattcaaatgattcAGCGCTGAGCTTTAGAACCGCTGCTCGGTCACTCCATAGTATATAGGGCCATCTGCTTCCAGGTTCATAGACTAAAAAGTTGATCAATGCAGGGCTTGGATGTCAGGACCCCACCAATCGCAgtttgatgacctatcataaagACAGGTCAATAATGGTAAGACATGTACAACCCCTttgaagaggaactttcatgtcctaaCCTATGCCATGTTACATATTGCTGGTATTTCCCCGattggcaccaaaactaactgcactgatttctTAACCACTGTGGCACAtacctgaattcagggcactgccTGCTTTTCAGCAATATGTAACATGGCATGTGTTAGagaacatgaaaagtcctctatgTCCTTTAGGAAACCAGTCACTAAAGTATTCTGGACCTACCATACTGTATAAATATGGTTGGACAATAGCTAAAAAAGCTTTTTCCTGCAGTGATAGCAGCACTGAACCCTCAAAACTAGAAGTGCTTAGTCAGATCAGGATATTCATGGGGGTCTTCTTTCTTACGTTACAGAAAACAACTCTATGCGGGAACATGAACAAAGAACTATTTTCTGTGCAGGCTTGCCTGGGACCTTGACACATCACCAGACAGTAGGAAAAACCTCATAGCTCTCCGGATTGGTAGAGATAGAATAATTGTAAAACTGTGAGGGTTCAGAAGCGAGACTCACTCCTAGCAAAAACATAAAAGGTTACCGAGTTATCCATTAATAAAAACcattataagggtatgttcacgcggcggaaaccaaattccgccgtgtgaactctaCGTGCGGCTAACTGCGACGAGATGCcgatgcaccagcattcagtcgcggcattccgctcctgattaggccccaatgaacgggcctaatcaggagtgagtctcggcTGTCTAAGAAGAAgaggcatcttgcttctttttcccgctagcgttttttttttccaaatgaatgggagcctttttagcaaccggattttgaggcaaatgccgcgtcaaaatccgcctgcaaaaaactctgtgtgaactagccctaactatcATGACACGTTTTCTATTATAGCTGGATGTCCCCATAACCAACATACCTGATAACAAGCACTACGAACGTCAAGGCTGTAAGAAACTTTAACCGCAGATCTGAAACAGAATGTAATACTTGCTGTCACTGACAAATTCAGGAGACAATAACAAGGTCGAAGTTTACTACACAGTAAATAAATCACATAATATAATCATCAACAATATCCAcatagtaataatacatacaaaaaaaatgttaccaaaagtttttttttttttttttcttttatctcaACCATTGTGAAATAATTGTCAGTGtaaacttagggtccattcacacggagaaaaatggtgaggaatttggtgtggaatttcagcgctgagaaaaaagcctcccattgacttcaatgggttcctttttctactagcagagtatgccagaaaaaggaacccactgaagtcaattggaggctaTTTTATTTTTCAGCGCTGCAATTCCACACCAAaagaacaaaaacacaaaacgAAAACTATGCTAATATATTGCATTACTCCAGTTACATTGTTTCCGAAACAAAACATGCATTATTCAAATTTCCTACATGGCGAACAGAGGACGcgatctgtataaaaaaaaaatctgataggcATGCCAGTGTTGAAATAGATTTTACAGGTGAAAATTAGGGAATGCATATCAGAAAAGATCAAGATGTGCATTATTAAAATTGCAGCATGCCCTTAAATAAGAAGATTCTTTAATGTATCATGCATACAACTGGTGCTATTTCATAATCCTTGAGATGACGGATTGTGCAACTGCTATATGACTCCGCCGAGCTGTGTGCCTGAAGGGATAGCTGCTGTACTTTCCCCTTCCCATTTACACCAGATGACACCATCCCAACACTCTTTTGACACACACCCTTTTCAAAAAAGAGGCAAAGGCAGTAACCAAAAAAACTCATCATTCTTTGTGCATAACGcagatttgtgcaaaaaaaaaaaaaaaaaaaaaaaaaaaaaaagctattataCTTATTGCACAAGTTTACAAGAGAATATGCACTGAAAACAACAAACAAATGAGCCCAGATCAAGTTGTAGCTTTGATTCCATTTTCGACAATATGTAACTTTTTAATCACTTTGTATTGATTGTTTAGGAATTGAAGAAAAACATATAATGAAAATTCAGTTATTTGAAATAAATttgaataaattattattattttttttttaatttgtgaaatgGGGAAACTTACAGTACATACTTCTAAATATACTCACCAACATAGGGCATATTTCGCAATTCAGAGCATGCCCGTATAACAAGAAACAAGAGATACAGGATGTACAAAGTCGCCACTATTAGAAAGAAAATTTTCATGccctaaacaaaaaacaaaaacaaaatatgtTACTTAATGTGCTGTTCATGTGTTTTACTGCCACTAACCACCTTTTCTTTTTCTAAAAAAGAGTAACTTGTCCATGATGTATGTTTTGACTGAATAACAACTAAATCCAGAAGAACACTGACACATTGGAATGTACAATAGAAGCCTTTTACTATAATACCATCAGTAACTCACCTGAAAATTGCCGGTATCTACTTTGTATTGGTAAGTTGGATCACGTAACTCATTAACGCTGGTCAAAAGAAGCAAACACAAAGAAGTTTAAGGCCTGAGATCATAAATGTCTtgaacagagatgagcgaacactattcgaagcggccattcatttctatgggagcgtgctattcgaaagggctgtttcgaatagtgttcgctcatctctagtcttgaacaCTTCTGAAAAGTGCAACTAAGACCCTGATCAAATTCAAGATACAATATTTAGCAAGGGTTTTACTAAATGTATCAAATATCTTGTATCTGACTAACTCTAAGCGATTTGTGTGTAAAACAAAGTAATTCTGTAAGGAGGATGCATTATGTTGAACTTCAAACATGATCAACAACAGCACCAATACTTACGTCTGCCAAATTCCTAACGTCACAGAAGCAAACCAAAGCAGTCCAACAATGAGAAATTTTGGCAAATAAAAAGTCATGCACTTCCTTTCACCCTAAATAGAAAAAAAGAGGAAACTAATTATCTATATAATGCATTAATGACTTTAATACTACTAACAAATTTGTGCATCCAATCATCCAATCAATTGTATTGCTCTGATACATTTTCAATGAAAAACAGTCTATAAATTTACTGTGTGATCCTGTAGTCATGTATTCCATTTGTACCCTTTGACACAAAATTATGGATATTTTTTAAAGACTATTTGCAAATCCGCTTCAGGTTTTATTTTATATGCATTGCAGTGATTAACAAAATAGTAGTTGCGAAGTGCAAAATTTCCACGATTCTGTTATAATAAACATACATTAAAACTAAAATTCTGTGAAAATTGGTGTTATTTTACAAAGCTTTATTTCCCTTACAAAAGAGAATGGATCTGTctctaaaggaaacctgtcacattGTACATGGTGCTCGAGCGGCAAGCAGTATGTTCTAgatcaggaggagctgagcagtttGATGCTCAAATTTGTGGGAAAACTtgtcatttgtttttttattttttaaatgcctGCTTTATTATAATCTGCCAGTCCCCATAGCAATACACGTCCCAGTGGGAGTGGAAGTAAAACCATCTAGGGGCTGGTTCTAACCACAAGACCAGCCAGGAAGCCTAAATACTGCATCAAAAGACTAGCaatgggggaagggaggggagtaGAAATAACACtctctgggcaacccctttaagacaatgcCAAGAAGGAAAAACATCATCAATGATCTTATGAAAGCAATTGCTGCTGCACATCAATTTGGAAAGGCCCATTGCTGAACAATCTGAACGATATAGGAAACACAAAGGCGGTTACTTCATTTATTCACTAAGAGTACGGATTAGGGAATGTAAAAGGTCCAGAATAGGGATACCGTAATTCTCTTCTTCacagacttaggcctggttcacatctgcgttcggtattccattcgggaggtctGCATGGgggcccccgaatggaataccgagtcAGCACTgaatgcacacagaccccatagactataatggggtccgtttgttttccacacgagtcatgcagagaggaaagtagttcatgaagtacttttctctccacatgactcatacagacagcgtgtggaaaatacacggaccccattatagtctatggagtccatgtgctttcataagctcactgcttgttaatgcgttcagtattccgtttggagggttcccaagcggacttcccgaacggaataccaaacgcagatgtgaactcttCTTAAATGTAAAGAGGTGATATAGCTTTATTCCAGTAACTACCTGTCTTCTTACCAGGAGTAAGTTTAATTGTGGATATATTATAGATGTTTGATGTTTCACTTATGGGCTATAAGTAGCTTTTAACAAATGCaattaaatgttatgtttttttttttcatgtttaaaaAAACCTATTTCATATTAATTTAGCCTTCACTGGTCAACAAATGCAGTAGAAGAGTTGATGCCACTaacgcaaggttcacactagcacccggagtccattctcagctttccgtcttctgcatgcagaagatggaaagctgtcagaccgggtccggccgtgagcggcggtgaacgttttctgctctccgccgcgaaaccgtttttttaaatcggacacagagtacagcatgtccgactctttaaaaaaaaacggtttcacggcggagagcgtaaaacgctcaccggcgctcatggccagacatctttcaaacccattcaaatgaatgggtttgaaagagtcctgcagatttccgtctcctgctcagttttgtgcaggaaacggaaacctgcatgaacggagacctggcgcagatgtgaacgagccctaagtggtATGCTAATAAAGATAAAGAGGGTTTTATTAGCTAACTGTTACGGTGCACATACACAAAAAGCCCCACTAGtagcctccacatggtataatgttgtATTGGagtctccacacaatataaccggggcattataatgtgtgtggggcactaatgtggcattatactgaatggagggcaacaatatggcattatactgtgtgaagaagaAAATTaatgaagcattatactatgtgggaggcagggggcactactgaagcattatactgtgtgggttctAGGAATAATCATTCACACTACAAGACATGTATTACACGTTTATATTTGTTTGCTTAATATAATTTCGCaatgtgcaaaaaacaaaacataattcAAAGAACCTACCTGCACCCGAATCCCATGGTAGACACAGAGCCAAAAGAGCAAGAGAGCACAAAGGAACAGTGATTGAAAGAGGTCGTCCAGCATACCAGGGAACCAGCTATTAACCAGAAACGTAAGAGGAAAGAATGGGTCTGAAACAAAACAGGACAAACATTGTCTGCCTGGAAATGGACTGTTCACCGCTAGATCACCTTACTTACTTCTCAAAAATAAAAAGCATTTCCACTAGAAGTTAAGAATACAAATGAGAACAGGTTAACCCATTAGCTACCAGACCTTACGGGCCTGGACACTTTTAGTACATGCAGTGGTTTAAAAGCCCTCACTTTTTTATTACTTGGACTACTATCATATTTGTGCCATCTATcaaatttgttttaaaaaattattttttaattattatttttttttttttagaaatacgcttttttttctagctttatTCTTGTTCAAAATTGtacaaaaagtgaaataaaaaaaataaagttcatactttttttttaaaatttgcaaATAGACACCAAAATCAAAAATAACATAGAACATCGGGTTCCCAGTTCTCTTCCTATTGTTTTGAACTGTAATTATAGTCTTTGGTTAAAACAGCAGCTATGGTAATAATTTACATTAGCAAGGGCggtgctttttattttatttccttatttgtatttttttttaaatatattttctctTCATTTGTAAATATGGCAGTCACAGGATCTCTAAAATAGAaccttcaatatatatatatatatatatatatatatatatatatatattttttaatatctgCTCCCATATGTGTTATTGCCACATAGAGAAGTGACAGACAGCAGATTTTGCCCTGGAGGCCACTTTTTGCCAGTGGGTAGTGCTGCATACAGACATTAAGATACATTAAGAGATCAGCAGAATGAAATATTCATACATccatataaataagtaaaatatgtCTGTTCGAAACGTACTAAATATACCGCTGTGTCTAAGAGCTATAGATCAGCAGAACCAAACTTCCATATGCATTTTCCTGGCTATATAAGACCTAAGTGAAGTAGCAAGCCCTCCGCTACCAGATAAATCTTAGGAAACGCTTAAACAATAGTAATCTGTTTACCATTATAGAGGAGAAGCAGAGGTAAAAGGACTGACATCCATTTTTGTTCTATACCCCAGTCTCTCATGGAAAATTTTCGAAGTGAATGTGCAAATAAACactgggaaagaaaaaaaataacatcaCTGAAGTAGTtgattttttacttttaatatattattgtatacaaTAGCCAAAGCATAGCTAAGACAAAGCTAAAACGAACATGCTGCTGTAATCTTTCTCCTCCACTATTAACAGCTATTAATAACAGATAAAATGAATTCTAGTGAGCAGAaacctgtcttccatgatgtaattaggaagtcaggtgcctcagtgttgcaaaccaatagagggcgctcactggaatgtgcaagcctgtcttccctgatgtaattagggtttgcaacactgaggcacctgacttcctaattacatcatggaagacagatttgcatattcttcccatagtgagCAGAAAGTTACATTTGCCACCCATGCTAGAACATCAATCAGTCACATTTCTTCTTATACTTTTTATTTCTCTCAGGTTCCACAAGGATTTTTATTCCTTGAGCCTTTAGAACAGTCCAAGAAGAAGAATGCTCTAAGACTCCGGCTATATGTGCAAATAACCTAAGATATACCACCCGCtttgctgagaggaatcacacgttaCCCTACTTTACTTCACTGACCAGCATCCTAAGTAATTCCGCAATAATAGAAGTCTGCAGGGCTATATATTGGATTGCTGTCCTCCATGATGtagatctgctgtataacctgctaTAACAAAGCCCCTCATACATTATGCTTAATTTATTGCATTCTCTCCTTCAAAAAAGATGGAAAAATATCTGCTATGATCCAGACATGCAGTATAAATGTGTAAGTGGAATCCTGGCACTTATCCACTTAGATAAGCCTGCCCTCATGCTTGATAAACTCAAACTGAGAAGGTCATTCACTATTAGACTGGTCTATACTTGGTGCATACAAATGAGATATCCTAAAGCTGGCATGTGCACATCTATAAATTAAGGAAGGGCTGTGGTATATCCCAAAAAAAGGAGTTCTACAATATTATTGAGTGCACCTAAGGCTTAAATTAATACATTCTTAAAGACGGTATCCAGTATAGTAAAGGCACCCCTACAGCATAGGAGAGGAGGCGGAGCGGTCCAGGAGATGGACCTGCTTACCACcccagtacacagtgactgacaaCGTTCTGTGGACACACACCGATCACTCGCACACTGATCACTCGCACACTGATCACTCGCACACTGATCACTCGCACACTGATCACTCGCACACTGATCACTCGCACACTGATCACTCGCACACTGATCACTCGCACACTGATCACTCGCACACTGATCACTCGCACACTGATCACTCGCACACTGATCACTCGCACACTGATCACTCAATCTCCCCCAGGAATCCTGTCAAGATTTACTCTGCTTACAACCCAGAAATCCTGCTGCAAATAGTATGAACCTATATAttatagagctcagcttctctccccccaTCACGTGTTCCTTGTGTTGGAAAGAACTGGCAGCTATGACACAGCTGTATGTACTTACAGTCACCATGAAAGTGAGCACAACAAACACAAAACGGAACCAGATCTCCACTTGAGAAAATGTTGGGTTGTACGTCTTCCActataagaaaaacaaaacatgttgAGTTGACCGTCTGTAGTAAACCACATTTGGACAAAATGGTTAAACAATATGATGCAATGTTAAATAATAGAAATTAAAATTAAATTAGAAattaaacataaataaataatgcaaacACCATAAACGCTATTTTTTGGTCAGCATCCCTTCATAAAAATTCTAtaatgtccaaaaaaaaaaaaaagtcaactgtACCCCAGAATAGTACCAATGAAAAACATATCTTGTCTCAATAAATAAGCCCTCAACTAGCAGCAATGGAAAAATCAAAACGCTATGGATTTTAGAAAATGTGAACGTTTACTGTGTGACATACAGCAAAACATAAAACACAAAATCCTACTGACTTGCAGATTAAAGGTAAAATTATTTATGCCATATGGTGAACTGTGCAAAATCTAACATTAAAAATAATGTGCCAGAATTACCCTCCCCCTGCACTAACCCCAAAACTATGTCCTTAAAAAAATATCAGTCACCACTGCCTGAAAAACAAAGAGTTATGGCTTTAGAACAAAACAATGAGAAAAAATTGAAGAAGTTCTGTCCTAAAGGCCAAAACGGGTTGTGTAAGGGTTAAAGTCTCAAATAACTGCTCAGACTAAAACAAACCGCTGTTCAGAAGGTGTCTTGTAAGGACCAGACTCGTCTTCCACCTCTGAGCATGTATGGTTTTAAGTGTAGTTCACAGATGTAACAGCAAGAACACTTTTTTGGTCCACGCCCAGTAAGAAGCAAAAATAAGGTACAAAAATCAGCAAATATATTTGGTATGTTCCGGAAGGGTTCACTCACCGTAAATGTGACAGCTGTAATTGTGTATCTCAGCAGGTTAAGATTTTCAAAGCGGACATCAAGATTATACTGAGTATAGTTCAGATAGCCGAGATGGACTACTATAATTTCATTGCATTTCTGAAATCAAAGAGAGCAGACACAAAGGTGAGTATAAGCAGTGTAAAGCAGAGCGAACTATCCCATATTAGTGGCCTATTACTGaatcctatatacaagaaaaggCAAACGAGAAGGTGATGGGTTTGGGCTAGCAGTCTGATAAGGAGGGCCACCTTGTAGTAAATGGAAATCTTACTGTTTCAGCATGCCAAGACATTTTGGATAATTGTATGCTTCCAATACTGTGGGAATATTTGGGGAAGGCCCTTTTCTGTTCCAGACATTTATGAAAAAGGTGGAATGCTTTATACATGATCCATATTTGTGAACGTTTCAGATGATATACAAAGATTTGCATTTTATTAAGACATAAAACCAATACCTGGAAAATAGCACCTTATTAAAATTCCAACAGTGATATGTACCTGTGCACAACTAAGTGTCCTTGGCCGAGAGTGCTCTTTGTTATCAACGTAGGACACAGTTGCATCAGAAGACACACCATGTATTTTTACAGACATCGTAAAATTGTTCTGGAAGCTGGAGTCTATGGATGGAAGGAATATACAGTCAACAACAATTGTCCAGGATCTTTAAACACTTGGTTACAAAGGCAAAACATAAAGAAATAACCCCACCACTCCCGTGGTCGCTGCTGGCCCTGCAGTGATGATGTTGTATACCTCACTGACCATGTGTGTACATACAACTGCAATCAAAGACACCAGAAATTGCCTGCAGTTGTCACATAAGAAGTGTAAGTGAAGTCATCAAAATGGCCTGTTTCTTATTTATCTCCTTCTGCAACTGATCAAATCTCTATAACAAATGTCTCCGGAGAGGGAGAAGATCTCCACAACACAGAGAGAAATCTGCACCATAGAGGGAGAGTTTCCTTTCACAACAGTAGGATTATCTGGATTTACAGTGGGGCTTTCATGACAGGTATGAATTACTTAAAAGAGTTTGTCCCATTCACAGGACACACGATAAATGTCACATCCTTGGGGTCCCCCAGTAATCAGGAGTAAGGGGAACCGAAAGCCCCCCATCATACTCCCTGTGAATGAATTGGCAGCGAGGTTGTGTTACAGGTGccccattcactactatgggtcTGCCAGGACGGCAATCTCTGCCAGCCTTCTAGAAAGGGGCTCTGGCTATTCACAGGGAGGATTTCAGTTCCACTTTCGATCATTAGAGGAGATCGAGGGCCAGGGCGCCAGTAATGTGACACAAATCTTATCCCATGGATAGGGGATATCTGCCTGTTATTCGTACAATCCTTTTAATACTGTAGACAACATCTCTATCTCCTTCTCCTCTCTCACTGTAAACTATTCTGCTTATGTACGGTCAAAGTACAACCCTACTGCTATGAAAaacaacttttaatccatatgcagAGGAGCTCTTGATGTATCTGGGAGGTGCTTTTGTCTGTGATCACCCCAAAGTAACCCTTAAacacaaatatactgtatacagggctgaGATGCATTGACCAC is part of the Leptodactylus fuscus isolate aLepFus1 chromosome 3, aLepFus1.hap2, whole genome shotgun sequence genome and encodes:
- the TMEM181 gene encoding transmembrane protein 181 isoform X1; protein product: MDPDYAAFESSLYTEFKDFCKKISDAYKELKEDLTPYKDDRYYRLAPMRLYTLSKRYFVLVFVVFFLCFGLTLFIGIAGPNVIEAKQYRSEASNSSKVTQYTLQSPVMSTYNQQLWLMCRIELDKSDDSSFQNNFTMSVKIHGVSSDATVSYVDNKEHSRPRTLSCAQKCNEIIVVHLGYLNYTQYNLDVRFENLNLLRYTITAVTFTWKTYNPTFSQVEIWFRFVFVVLTFMVTCLFAHSLRKFSMRDWGIEQKWMSVLLPLLLLYNDPFFPLTFLVNSWFPGMLDDLFQSLFLCALLLFWLCVYHGIRVQGERKCMTFYLPKFLIVGLLWFASVTLGIWQTVNELRDPTYQYKVDTGNFQGMKIFFLIVATLYILYLLFLVIRACSELRNMPYVDLRLKFLTALTFVVLVISIVILYLRFGSQVLQDNFVSELTTHYQNSAEFLSFYGLLNFYLYTLAFVYSPSKNALYESQLKDNPAFSMLNDSDDDVIYGSDYEEMPLQNGQAIRAKYKEESDSD
- the TMEM181 gene encoding transmembrane protein 181 isoform X2, giving the protein MEPLAPMRLYTLSKRYFVLVFVVFFLCFGLTLFIGIAGPNVIEAKQYRSEASNSSKVTQYTLQSPVMSTYNQQLWLMCRIELDKSDDSSFQNNFTMSVKIHGVSSDATVSYVDNKEHSRPRTLSCAQKCNEIIVVHLGYLNYTQYNLDVRFENLNLLRYTITAVTFTWKTYNPTFSQVEIWFRFVFVVLTFMVTCLFAHSLRKFSMRDWGIEQKWMSVLLPLLLLYNDPFFPLTFLVNSWFPGMLDDLFQSLFLCALLLFWLCVYHGIRVQGERKCMTFYLPKFLIVGLLWFASVTLGIWQTVNELRDPTYQYKVDTGNFQGMKIFFLIVATLYILYLLFLVIRACSELRNMPYVDLRLKFLTALTFVVLVISIVILYLRFGSQVLQDNFVSELTTHYQNSAEFLSFYGLLNFYLYTLAFVYSPSKNALYESQLKDNPAFSMLNDSDDDVIYGSDYEEMPLQNGQAIRAKYKEESDSD